A DNA window from Cydia pomonella isolate Wapato2018A chromosome 18, ilCydPomo1, whole genome shotgun sequence contains the following coding sequences:
- the LOC133527920 gene encoding uncharacterized protein LOC133527920 encodes MLYGSECWAAKKIHENILHVNEMKMLRWSAGVTRLDRIRNEYVRGSFKVVPIGDKLVERRMRWFGHVMRRDEEYPVKKALAIPEERRERGRPLATWWTTVAKDLERAQLNTETTQDRWSWRLRTRRADPK; translated from the coding sequence ATGCTATATGGTTCCGAGTGTTGGGCAGCGAAAAAGATCCACGAAAATATACTGCACGTAAACGAAATGAAAATGCTGCGATGGTCAGCCGGCGTAACAAGGCTCGATAGGATACGCAACGAATACGTCAGAGGCTCCTTCAAAGTTGTACCCATAGGGGATAAGCTGGTGGAGAGACGAATGCGTTGGTTTGGCCATGTTATGAGAAGGGACGAAGAGTACCCAGTGAAAAAGGCCTTGGCTATCCCGGAAGAGAGAAGAGAACGAGGGCGCCCGCTAGCTACGTGGTGGACAACCGTAGCCAAAGATCTGGAACGGGCACAGCTGAACACagagacaacccaggacaggtGGTCCTGGCGTCTAAggacgaggagagccgaccccaaatga